A region of Deinococcus rubellus DNA encodes the following proteins:
- the glyA gene encoding serine hydroxymethyltransferase, with protein MTDTLARPAAGQRDTAVFDLIQEEAERQRYGLELIASENFTSAAVREAVGSILTNKYAEGYPGKRWYGGCEVVDKVELLAIERAKALFGAEWANVQPHSGSSANIAVYGALLNQGDTVLGMDLAHGGHLTHGSPVNFSGMRYQIVGYQVDRETERIDMEQVRRLAHEHRPKMIIAGASAYSRIIDFAAFRAIADEVGAILFADIAHIAGLVAAGVHPSPLPHAHVVATTTHKTLRGPRSGLLLSSDLDLTAKLDRAIFPGHQGGPLEHVIAGKAVAFGEALTPEFKTYSAQIIKNAQALAAEFQALGYRVVSGGTDNHLFVLDLRPQGLNGTKATKALDAVHITISKSTLPYDTEKILHGGGIRIGTPAVTTRGMLEGEMPKIANLIDRALRGENVKAEVHDWMGGFDLP; from the coding sequence ATGACTGACACCCTCGCCAGACCAGCCGCCGGGCAGCGCGACACCGCCGTTTTCGATCTGATTCAGGAGGAGGCCGAGCGGCAGCGCTACGGCCTGGAACTGATCGCCTCGGAGAACTTCACCAGCGCTGCCGTGCGCGAGGCGGTGGGCAGCATCCTGACCAACAAGTACGCCGAGGGCTACCCCGGCAAGCGCTGGTACGGCGGCTGCGAGGTCGTCGACAAGGTCGAGCTGCTGGCCATCGAACGGGCCAAGGCGCTGTTTGGGGCCGAGTGGGCCAATGTGCAGCCGCACTCGGGCAGCAGCGCCAACATTGCGGTTTACGGCGCGCTGCTCAACCAGGGCGACACGGTGCTGGGCATGGACCTGGCCCACGGCGGACACCTGACGCACGGCTCGCCGGTCAACTTCTCAGGGATGCGCTACCAGATTGTCGGCTATCAGGTGGACCGCGAGACGGAGCGCATCGATATGGAGCAGGTGCGGCGACTGGCCCACGAGCACAGACCCAAGATGATCATCGCGGGCGCGAGCGCTTACAGCCGGATCATCGACTTTGCAGCGTTCCGGGCCATCGCCGACGAGGTGGGCGCGATTTTGTTTGCCGACATCGCCCACATCGCCGGACTGGTGGCAGCGGGCGTGCATCCCAGCCCGCTACCGCACGCGCACGTGGTCGCCACCACCACCCACAAGACCCTGCGCGGGCCGCGTTCGGGTCTGCTGCTCTCCAGCGACCTCGACCTGACCGCCAAGCTGGACCGTGCCATCTTCCCCGGCCACCAGGGCGGGCCCCTGGAGCACGTCATCGCAGGCAAGGCGGTGGCTTTCGGCGAGGCGCTGACCCCCGAATTCAAGACCTACAGCGCCCAGATCATCAAGAACGCTCAGGCCCTGGCCGCCGAGTTCCAGGCGCTCGGCTACCGGGTCGTATCGGGCGGCACCGACAACCACCTGTTTGTGCTCGATCTGCGCCCCCAGGGCCTCAACGGCACCAAGGCCACCAAGGCGCTCGACGCCGTCCACATCACCATTTCCAAGTCTACTTTGCCTTACGACACCGAGAAAATTCTGCACGGTGGCGGCATCCGCATCGGCACGCCCGCTGTGACGACGCGCGGCAT
- a CDS encoding VC0807 family protein, with amino-acid sequence MLNSAKRTSSGRRVVWQRLVRLALDVAFTFVLPYALLNPAPVGLPDLSLHLGNYGVYVLAGVLPTLYIVADTLRRRVLNPFSLFLLAGALSGAAVSFLRLDGVAFALKDALHSGLLVLVCGVSLLLGRPLFEFLFYGLVSPETPQRKQLLSAALSQPEVRRALGWATALVALKALLLGVASYLVAIWLVTLPFGVAGFNAQVARAHALTFPLAIVLDVLFYGAAGGLTLRATRRLTGGLAWPWQEGFWAELERATVPRPGAGGTSLPSTSA; translated from the coding sequence GTGTTGAATTCGGCCAAACGAACATCCAGTGGGCGGCGGGTCGTCTGGCAGCGTCTCGTTCGGTTGGCGCTCGACGTGGCCTTTACCTTCGTGCTGCCCTACGCCCTGCTCAACCCTGCGCCGGTCGGCCTGCCCGATCTGTCGCTGCATCTGGGCAACTACGGCGTCTACGTGCTGGCGGGCGTGTTGCCGACCCTCTACATCGTGGCCGACACCCTGCGGCGGCGGGTGCTCAACCCCTTCAGCCTCTTTTTGCTGGCTGGAGCGCTCAGTGGCGCGGCGGTCAGTTTTCTGCGGCTCGACGGGGTGGCCTTCGCCCTCAAGGACGCGCTGCACTCTGGTCTGCTGGTACTCGTCTGTGGGGTGTCGTTGCTGCTGGGGCGGCCCCTTTTCGAGTTTCTGTTCTACGGCCTGGTCTCGCCGGAAACGCCGCAGCGCAAGCAACTGCTCAGCGCCGCGCTCTCGCAGCCAGAGGTGCGCCGGGCGCTCGGCTGGGCCACCGCGCTGGTTGCCCTCAAGGCCCTGCTGCTGGGCGTGGCCAGCTACTTGGTGGCGATCTGGCTGGTGACGCTGCCGTTCGGTGTGGCCGGGTTCAATGCCCAGGTGGCCCGCGCCCACGCCCTGACCTTCCCGCTGGCGATTGTCCTTGACGTGCTGTTTTACGGTGCGGCAGGCGGGCTGACCCTGCGGGCCACCCGCCGCCTCACCGGGGGCCTGGCCTGGCCCTGGCAGGAAGGTTTCTGGGCCGAACTGGAACGGGCCACTGTGCCCAGGCCCGGCGCGGGCGGGACCAGTCTGCCTTCCACCTCAGCCTGA
- a CDS encoding polysaccharide deacetylase family protein: MKCTALSALLLLVQAPAAALHSSALRPSLDAPGIVTHGPRMLKAGSSREVALTFDADMTPGMEGELRSGKVRSFDNETVVQALEKTNTPATFFLTGMWAQVYPASALALARHLGFEIENHSYDHPGFSQPCYGLAMIPDAQKAANIERSQRAIEAATGETPRYFRFPGGCAAESDVKKVEAAGLKVVHWDVIGGDANQPDPAVIVKDVLGRVRGGSIVVLHVSGGHAPATGLALPAIIKGLRAEGYTLVTVKTLLGQP; encoded by the coding sequence ATGAAATGCACTGCCCTGTCGGCCCTCCTGCTGCTCGTTCAGGCTCCGGCAGCGGCCCTGCATTCCTCCGCCCTGCGCCCCTCACTCGACGCCCCCGGCATCGTCACGCACGGGCCGCGCATGCTCAAGGCGGGTTCGTCCAGGGAAGTGGCCCTGACCTTCGACGCTGACATGACCCCCGGCATGGAGGGCGAACTCCGGAGCGGCAAGGTCAGGAGTTTCGACAACGAGACGGTGGTGCAGGCTCTGGAAAAAACAAATACTCCCGCGACCTTCTTCCTGACTGGGATGTGGGCGCAGGTGTACCCGGCTTCTGCCCTGGCGCTGGCCCGCCATCTCGGCTTCGAGATCGAGAACCACAGTTACGACCACCCCGGCTTCTCACAGCCCTGCTACGGCCTGGCGATGATCCCCGACGCCCAGAAGGCGGCCAACATCGAGCGCTCGCAGCGCGCCATCGAGGCCGCGACGGGTGAGACGCCCCGCTACTTCCGGTTTCCTGGTGGCTGCGCCGCAGAGAGCGATGTGAAGAAAGTCGAGGCGGCGGGCCTCAAAGTGGTCCACTGGGACGTGATTGGCGGCGACGCCAACCAGCCCGACCCGGCAGTGATCGTCAAAGACGTGCTGGGCCGGGTGCGGGGCGGCAGCATCGTGGTGCTGCACGTCAGCGGCGGCCACGCGCCTGCCACCGGCCTGGCGCTCCCGGCCATCATCAAGGGGTTGAGGGCCGAGGGCTACACGCTGGTGACCGTCAAGACACTGCTCGGTCAGCCCTAG
- the prfB gene encoding peptide chain release factor 2 (programmed frameshift), with product MQALLEKLAALREYLDVPGKTRRLNELDRELSNPDLWNNPERARSVNQEAGSLRKVVDAYTRLQSDADGLSEMLEMASAEEAEMLAEEQTRLQRDVDELYRETLFIMKHADAAAIVRVKSGAGGTESQDWAGMLERMFMRWGERRGYKVELLDQQDGDQAGITSAEFIIRGEKAFGMLAPENGVHRLVRVSPFDSNNRRHTSFASVDVVPEVPVEEINIHIPDSDLRRDVFRSQGAGGQGVNTTDSAVRLTHIPTGIAVASQVTRSQIKNHDIALQILKQRLYDIEMKKREAEEAAARGEQKQIEWGSQIRSYVLDKQYVKDHRTGVMRHDSSGILDGDLDEFMWAGLEWLAGKRAAEELDVEE from the exons ATGCAAGCATTACTGGAAAAACTGGCCGCGCTCCGGGAGTATCTT GACGTTCCCGGAAAAACGCGCCGCCTCAATGAACTCGACCGCGAGTTGAGCAACCCCGATCTGTGGAACAACCCCGAACGCGCCCGGAGTGTCAACCAGGAGGCTGGGAGTCTGCGGAAAGTCGTGGACGCTTACACCCGGCTGCAATCCGACGCGGACGGTTTATCCGAGATGCTGGAGATGGCCAGCGCCGAGGAAGCCGAGATGCTCGCCGAGGAGCAGACCCGCCTTCAGCGCGACGTGGACGAACTGTACCGTGAAACACTCTTCATCATGAAGCACGCCGACGCGGCAGCCATCGTCCGGGTCAAGAGCGGCGCGGGCGGCACCGAGTCGCAGGACTGGGCCGGGATGCTGGAGCGGATGTTCATGCGCTGGGGCGAGCGCCGGGGCTACAAGGTCGAACTGCTCGACCAGCAGGACGGCGACCAGGCCGGAATCACCTCGGCGGAATTCATCATCCGGGGTGAGAAGGCCTTCGGCATGCTGGCTCCCGAAAACGGCGTTCATCGTCTGGTTCGAGTCTCGCCCTTCGATTCCAACAACCGCCGCCACACCAGCTTTGCCAGCGTGGACGTGGTGCCGGAAGTGCCGGTCGAGGAAATCAACATTCACATTCCCGACTCGGACCTGCGCCGCGACGTGTTCCGCTCTCAGGGCGCGGGCGGGCAGGGCGTCAACACCACCGACTCCGCCGTGCGCCTCACCCATATTCCCACCGGCATCGCGGTGGCCTCGCAGGTGACGCGCAGCCAGATCAAGAACCACGATATCGCCCTCCAGATCCTCAAGCAGCGCCTCTACGACATCGAGATGAAGAAGCGCGAGGCCGAGGAAGCGGCGGCGCGCGGCGAGCAAAAGCAGATCGAGTGGGGATCGCAGATTCGCAGCTATGTGCTCGACAAGCAGTACGTCAAGGACCACCGCACCGGAGTGATGCGCCACGATTCCTCGGGCATCCTGGACGGCGACCTTGACGAATTCATGTGGGCGGGCCTGGAATGGCTGGCGGGCAAGCGCGCCGCCGAGGAACTGGACGTCGAGGAGTGA
- a CDS encoding phage holin family protein, whose amino-acid sequence MEQNKGLGGSLIDVFDAAVNLIKTEAGVLTKRATDTVKAKGLGVVLLLAATGPLVLGLIFIILALFYGLIRLGLGAWAAAFFIALASFGLAGLLVVSGLSRLSAKVKEDPMNDNDYDLKTPYTEQESGLRGDPALISGRASVPQGQQVGRVQQVHLHGAARVEGVKDDQASADQTSAVPSTPLAAGRNAGEHNPVPGKTPSADAGPQVPDKSRTAPEGIVVSTVPTYKEDMKKEGY is encoded by the coding sequence ATGGAACAGAACAAAGGTCTCGGCGGGTCATTGATTGATGTCTTTGACGCTGCAGTGAATCTGATCAAGACCGAGGCAGGTGTGCTGACCAAGCGCGCCACCGACACCGTCAAGGCCAAAGGCCTGGGCGTGGTGCTGCTGCTGGCCGCCACCGGGCCGCTCGTCCTGGGCCTGATCTTTATCATCCTGGCGCTGTTCTACGGCCTGATCCGGCTGGGGCTGGGAGCCTGGGCCGCCGCCTTCTTCATCGCGCTGGCAAGCTTCGGGCTGGCAGGTCTGCTGGTGGTCAGCGGTCTGAGCCGTCTGTCGGCCAAGGTCAAGGAAGATCCCATGAATGACAACGACTATGATCTCAAGACCCCCTACACCGAGCAGGAAAGCGGCTTGCGCGGCGACCCGGCGCTGATTTCGGGGCGCGCCTCAGTGCCGCAGGGCCAACAGGTCGGTCGGGTCCAGCAAGTCCACCTGCACGGCGCAGCCAGGGTGGAAGGCGTCAAGGACGATCAGGCCAGTGCTGATCAGACCAGTGCCGTGCCCAGCACGCCGCTGGCCGCCGGGCGCAACGCGGGCGAGCACAACCCGGTGCCTGGCAAGACCCCCAGCGCGGACGCCGGACCCCAGGTGCCGGACAAGTCCAGAACCGCGCCCGAGGGCATCGTGGTGAGCACCGTGCCCACCTACAAAGAAGACATGAAAAAGGAGGGATACTGA
- a CDS encoding class I SAM-dependent methyltransferase — MTISGQLEERVNKFDFAAAVAGTPPRTPAQRSNLLPLTALGYQMWREQSLTLLTGRPLPLVREAAYFRALCRPQAGQTWLDIGTSSGFYAGVLARTGAQVLACDISPAMLKVAARRESSPLIQYALLDAERSGLPDASFDGVTIGATLNETARPQQMLAEAQRLLRPGGQLWLMTLARDGSPLQAALGRFGGLSFPDEAQLCAWLPQLEWVGSWRRANVLFGQWIRA, encoded by the coding sequence ATGACCATCTCCGGGCAACTTGAAGAAAGGGTAAACAAGTTTGATTTCGCCGCAGCGGTGGCGGGCACGCCCCCACGCACTCCGGCCCAGCGCAGCAACCTGCTGCCGCTCACGGCGCTGGGCTACCAGATGTGGCGCGAGCAGTCGCTGACACTGCTCACCGGCAGGCCGCTGCCGCTGGTGCGTGAGGCTGCTTACTTCAGGGCGCTGTGCCGTCCGCAGGCCGGTCAGACGTGGCTCGACATCGGCACCAGCAGCGGCTTTTACGCTGGTGTGCTGGCCCGCACAGGTGCCCAGGTGCTGGCGTGCGACATCAGCCCGGCTATGCTGAAGGTCGCCGCCCGGCGCGAAAGCAGTCCGCTGATCCAGTACGCTCTGCTTGACGCCGAGCGCAGCGGCCTGCCGGACGCGAGTTTCGACGGCGTGACCATCGGCGCGACCCTCAACGAGACGGCCCGTCCCCAGCAGATGCTGGCCGAGGCCCAGCGCCTGCTGCGTCCCGGCGGGCAGCTCTGGCTGATGACACTGGCCCGCGACGGTTCGCCGCTCCAGGCTGCACTGGGCCGCTTCGGTGGCTTGAGCTTTCCCGACGAGGCCCAACTCTGCGCCTGGCTGCCGCAGCTCGAATGGGTCGGCAGTTGGCGGCGGGCCAATGTGCTGTTCGGCCAGTGGATCAGGGCGTGA
- a CDS encoding phytoene/squalene synthase family protein — MTRHHSKTFYFGSRFFPAVQREAVWAVYAACRQGDDIVDEPGGGETALEAWWLSTSAALRGDQAGDLARGDDAAQPVTTALRWAASCYPLPEEAFHELYLGLQMDLRMDAGGTPYRTFGELELYCRRVAGVIGFMIAPISGYSGGEQTLDYALKLGQAMQLTNILRDVGEDLERGRIYLPDNLMAQYGVSRATLEAGQVTPPYRALMRFLTQQARDWYREGRAGLPYLHGSGRLAVTAAARAYEGILDALEANDYDNFSRRAHVSGPRKLLMLPGAWWEVRSSPSPV; from the coding sequence CTGACCAGGCACCACTCCAAGACCTTCTATTTCGGCTCGCGCTTCTTTCCTGCCGTGCAGCGGGAAGCGGTCTGGGCGGTGTATGCCGCCTGCCGTCAGGGCGACGACATCGTGGACGAACCGGGCGGCGGCGAGACGGCCCTCGAAGCCTGGTGGCTGTCGACCAGTGCGGCGCTGCGCGGCGACCAGGCGGGAGATCTGGCGCGGGGCGATGACGCGGCCCAACCCGTCACCACCGCCCTGCGCTGGGCTGCCTCATGCTACCCGCTGCCCGAGGAGGCATTTCACGAGCTGTACCTGGGCCTGCAAATGGATCTGCGGATGGACGCGGGCGGCACGCCCTACCGCACCTTCGGCGAACTGGAACTCTACTGCCGACGGGTCGCGGGTGTCATCGGCTTCATGATCGCGCCGATCTCGGGCTACAGCGGCGGTGAGCAGACCCTCGACTACGCCCTCAAGCTGGGTCAGGCCATGCAGCTCACCAATATCCTGCGTGATGTGGGCGAGGATCTGGAGCGCGGCCGCATCTATCTGCCGGATAATCTGATGGCCCAGTACGGCGTGAGCCGCGCCACCCTGGAAGCGGGCCAGGTCACGCCGCCGTACCGCGCCCTGATGCGTTTCCTGACCCAGCAGGCCCGCGATTGGTACCGCGAGGGCCGTGCTGGGCTGCCGTACCTGCACGGCTCGGGCCGTCTGGCGGTCACGGCGGCGGCCCGAGCCTACGAGGGTATTCTCGACGCCCTGGAAGCCAACGACTACGACAATTTCAGCCGCCGCGCCCACGTCAGTGGCCCCCGAAAACTGCTGATGCTGCCGGGGGCCTGGTGGGAAGTCCGCTCCAGTCCCAGCCCGGTCTGA
- the crtI gene encoding phytoene desaturase family protein has translation MTISATQAASLQPFQPRRKTALIIGSGIGGLSLGIRLQSLGFNTTILERLDAPGGRAYQRHVDGYTFDMGPTVITVPQFIEELFALQRDEARLSAPDFPDGGSRVHAERPHTEKYVKLVPISPFYRIYFDDGTFFDYDGDLTSTRTQIEALAPEDLSGYEQFLRDAGAIFERGFLELGYTHFGDLPTMLRAVPDLLKLDAVRTLFSFTRKYFQNPKMQQVFSFETLLIGGNPLSVPAIYAMIHFVEKTWGIHYAIGGTGALVRAFVKKFEELGGTIRYGAGVSDIVTEKEGRQQVARGVKLEGGEELCADIVVSNGDWANTYLKRLDKKVRKINSDTRVKLSPQSMSLLVIYFGFRDDPECPLKLRHHNIILGPRYEELLREIFGQKVLGQDFSQYLHVPTLTDPALAPAGHHAAYTLVPVPNNASGLDWTVQGPLLVDRVMGMLDDRGYIPGLRNRLTHLDYVTPDYFADTLDSYLGNAFGPEPVLAQSAFFRPHNRSEDVTHLYMVGAGAQPGAGTPSVMMSAKMTARLVAEDFGIHPDIVG, from the coding sequence ATGACGATTTCTGCGACCCAAGCCGCTTCCCTCCAGCCGTTTCAACCTCGCCGCAAGACTGCGCTGATCATCGGCAGCGGCATCGGCGGCCTGAGCCTGGGCATCCGGCTTCAGAGCTTAGGCTTCAATACCACCATCCTGGAGCGCCTCGACGCACCGGGTGGGCGGGCCTACCAGCGCCATGTTGACGGGTATACCTTCGATATGGGGCCGACGGTCATTACCGTGCCGCAGTTCATCGAGGAACTGTTCGCCCTCCAGCGCGACGAGGCCCGCCTCTCCGCCCCCGACTTCCCGGATGGTGGCAGCCGGGTTCACGCCGAGCGGCCCCACACCGAGAAGTACGTCAAGCTGGTGCCGATCTCGCCGTTCTACCGGATCTACTTCGACGACGGTACCTTCTTCGACTACGACGGCGACCTGACCAGCACCCGCACCCAGATCGAGGCACTGGCCCCCGAGGATCTCAGCGGTTACGAGCAGTTTCTGCGCGACGCCGGGGCCATCTTCGAGCGCGGCTTTCTCGAACTGGGCTACACCCATTTCGGCGACCTTCCCACCATGCTCAGGGCCGTGCCGGACCTGCTCAAGCTCGATGCGGTCCGCACCCTCTTCTCATTTACTCGGAAGTATTTCCAGAATCCCAAGATGCAGCAGGTCTTCTCGTTCGAGACGCTGCTGATCGGCGGTAACCCGCTGAGCGTTCCGGCCATTTACGCCATGATCCACTTCGTCGAGAAGACCTGGGGCATTCACTACGCCATCGGCGGCACCGGAGCGCTGGTGCGGGCCTTTGTCAAGAAGTTTGAGGAACTCGGCGGCACCATTCGCTACGGCGCGGGCGTCTCGGACATCGTTACCGAAAAGGAGGGCCGCCAGCAGGTGGCGCGCGGCGTGAAGCTGGAGGGCGGTGAGGAGCTGTGCGCCGATATCGTCGTCAGCAACGGCGACTGGGCCAATACCTATCTCAAGCGCCTGGACAAAAAGGTCCGCAAGATCAACTCGGACACCCGCGTCAAGCTCTCGCCGCAGAGCATGAGCCTGCTGGTGATCTACTTCGGCTTCCGCGACGATCCTGAGTGCCCCCTCAAGCTGCGCCACCACAACATCATTCTGGGGCCGCGCTACGAGGAGCTGCTGCGTGAGATCTTCGGCCAGAAAGTGCTGGGCCAGGATTTCAGTCAGTACCTGCATGTGCCCACCCTGACCGACCCGGCGCTGGCTCCGGCGGGTCACCACGCCGCCTACACGTTGGTTCCGGTGCCCAACAACGCCAGCGGCCTCGACTGGACCGTGCAGGGACCGCTGCTGGTGGACCGGGTCATGGGAATGCTGGATGACCGGGGTTATATTCCGGGCCTGCGGAACCGCTTGACCCACCTCGATTACGTGACACCCGATTACTTCGCCGACACCCTCGACAGCTATCTGGGCAATGCCTTCGGGCCGGAGCCGGTGCTGGCCCAGTCGGCCTTTTTCCGGCCCCACAACCGCTCGGAAGACGTAACCCACCTGTACATGGTCGGCGCGGGCGCGCAGCCGGGCGCGGGCACCCCCAGCGTGATGATGTCGGCCAAGATGACAGCCCGCCTGGTTGCCGAAGATTTCGGCATTCACCCCGATATCGTCGGCTGA
- a CDS encoding transcriptional regulator, which yields MFNPPTVEDLQETRRANEKLVLAALDSKPEWVETELAKTTSLALSHLRAALASLLDQGRVRRLPGTGTRAVYGLADPGLADVPATPLTADAKKIRDYLEGRADSALHMAEQLRMTREDIMVALSLLNAHKQITCTFVGSLVVFRLREAQALVDQKDAKKKQVA from the coding sequence ATGTTCAATCCCCCCACCGTCGAAGACCTGCAAGAAACCCGCCGCGCCAACGAGAAGCTGGTGCTGGCCGCGCTCGACAGCAAGCCCGAATGGGTCGAAACCGAACTCGCCAAGACCACCAGCCTGGCCCTGTCGCACCTGCGCGCCGCGCTCGCCAGCTTGCTCGACCAGGGCCGGGTGCGCCGCCTACCCGGTACCGGCACCCGCGCCGTGTACGGTCTGGCCGATCCGGGCCTGGCCGACGTGCCTGCGACCCCGCTGACCGCCGACGCCAAAAAAATCCGTGACTACTTGGAGGGCCGTGCCGACAGTGCCCTGCACATGGCCGAGCAGCTCCGTATGACCCGCGAGGACATCATGGTGGCCCTCAGCCTGCTCAACGCCCATAAGCAGATCACCTGCACCTTCGTTGGCAGCCTGGTGGTCTTTCGGCTGCGCGAGGCCCAGGCGCTGGTCGACCAGAAAGACGCCAAGAAAAAGCAAGTGGCCTGA
- the rpoD gene encoding RNA polymerase sigma factor RpoD has protein sequence MAEQTPRRKKIQPPAPPVLSAETPAAPKPKAAIKSREKTPAAGSPDKSGPATVGQAAPESSPTSKPAAKKAAVSKPAAKKAAAKPSGSTAESAASADAAPKPSKAKAGSKPAGKAVSADTKASTGSSADRPAKKAGKAAASSVQEKPYYQHSSIQDLLKTGKAAGILSAEEIAAALTTAMEASGLDPESAEAFEELQLYIQSQHIEIQDLEEDEEEEDAEAEDKEKEEAEEEEKYFDDMPRAVSNDPVRQYLHEIGRVPLLTLEEEIALARRIEEGEEARKSFEEEPDLEERAQRRLKRQMEDGAAARQGLIEANLRLVVSIAKKYTGRGLGFLDLIQEGNQGLIRAVEKFEYRRRYKFSTYATWWIRQAINRAIADQARTIRIPVHMVETINKLTRTARQLQQELSREPTYEEIAEAMGPGWDAPKVEEVQKVSQEPVSLETPIGDEKDSFYGDFIPDENLDSPVENAAKTLLSEELEKALGKLTEREAMVLKFRKGLVDGREHTLEEVGQRFSVTRERIRQIENKALRKLKYHESRTRKLRDFLD, from the coding sequence ATGGCTGAACAAACTCCCCGCCGCAAAAAGATCCAACCGCCCGCGCCGCCCGTCCTGAGTGCCGAGACGCCTGCCGCGCCCAAGCCCAAAGCCGCCATCAAATCGCGGGAGAAGACCCCAGCTGCAGGCAGCCCCGACAAGAGCGGCCCGGCAACGGTGGGTCAGGCTGCGCCAGAAAGTAGCCCCACCAGCAAACCGGCAGCGAAGAAAGCAGCAGTCAGCAAACCGGCAGCCAAGAAGGCGGCGGCCAAGCCCTCCGGCAGCACTGCCGAGAGCGCGGCCAGCGCCGATGCCGCACCCAAACCCAGCAAGGCCAAGGCGGGCAGCAAACCCGCTGGCAAGGCCGTCAGCGCCGACACCAAGGCGAGCACCGGCAGTTCCGCTGACAGGCCCGCCAAGAAAGCGGGCAAGGCGGCAGCCAGCAGCGTTCAGGAAAAGCCGTACTACCAGCACTCAAGTATCCAGGACCTGCTCAAGACCGGCAAGGCGGCGGGCATTCTCAGCGCCGAGGAGATCGCCGCCGCCCTGACCACCGCGATGGAAGCCTCAGGCCTTGACCCCGAGAGCGCCGAGGCCTTCGAGGAGTTGCAGCTCTACATCCAGAGCCAGCATATCGAGATTCAGGACCTCGAAGAAGACGAAGAGGAAGAGGACGCCGAGGCCGAGGACAAGGAAAAGGAAGAGGCCGAGGAAGAGGAGAAGTACTTCGACGACATGCCCCGCGCCGTGTCCAACGACCCGGTACGCCAGTACCTCCACGAGATTGGGCGGGTGCCGCTGCTGACCCTGGAAGAGGAGATTGCGCTGGCCCGCCGCATCGAGGAAGGCGAGGAGGCGAGAAAGTCGTTCGAGGAGGAACCCGACCTCGAAGAGCGTGCCCAGCGCCGCCTCAAGCGCCAGATGGAAGATGGTGCGGCGGCCCGCCAGGGCCTGATCGAGGCCAATTTGCGGCTGGTCGTCAGCATCGCCAAGAAGTACACCGGGCGTGGCCTGGGCTTCCTCGATCTGATTCAGGAAGGCAACCAGGGGCTGATCCGGGCTGTCGAGAAGTTCGAATACCGCCGCCGCTACAAATTTTCAACCTACGCGACCTGGTGGATTCGCCAGGCCATCAACAGGGCCATCGCCGACCAGGCGCGCACCATCCGCATCCCGGTTCACATGGTCGAGACCATCAACAAGCTGACCCGCACCGCCCGGCAGCTTCAGCAGGAACTCAGCCGCGAGCCCACCTACGAGGAGATCGCCGAGGCGATGGGACCGGGCTGGGACGCGCCCAAAGTGGAAGAGGTCCAGAAGGTCAGCCAGGAGCCGGTGTCGCTCGAAACGCCCATCGGCGACGAGAAAGACAGCTTCTACGGCGACTTCATTCCTGACGAGAACCTCGATTCGCCTGTCGAGAACGCCGCCAAGACGCTGCTCAGCGAGGAGCTGGAAAAAGCGCTGGGCAAGCTGACCGAACGCGAGGCGATGGTTCTCAAGTTCCGTAAGGGGCTGGTGGACGGGCGCGAGCATACGCTTGAGGAAGTCGGCCAGCGCTTCAGCGTGACCCGCGAACGCATCCGCCAGATCGAGAACAAGGCGCTGCGCAAGCTCAAGTACCATGAGAGCCGCACCCGCAAGCTGCGCGACTTCCTGGACTAA